In one Thermococcus sp. 2319x1 genomic region, the following are encoded:
- a CDS encoding glycine betaine ABC transporter substrate-binding protein: protein MRIVIGAKPFNEQRILAHVIGKLLKREGFEYEVRVSEPRLEANIEALEKGEINIYVEYTGTAYNALLKLPPMEEWDEERVFEAVREGFRERGIEVIARLGFRNDFALAVKKELAEGEGLKRISDLARISKSLTFACPAPYIERPDGLPRLREVYGLEFGKIKPLMPREMYEAISKGEVDVITAFTTDARVDAYRLALLEDDKKAIPPYEAIIIARGLPKGAVKALKALEGRISTETMRRLNHMLDFGGKKEEDIAEEFLVSLGV, encoded by the coding sequence GTGAGGATTGTTATAGGGGCAAAGCCCTTCAACGAGCAGAGAATCCTCGCCCATGTGATCGGAAAGCTCCTGAAAAGGGAAGGCTTTGAGTACGAGGTGAGGGTGAGCGAACCGAGGCTGGAGGCAAACATCGAGGCGCTTGAAAAGGGGGAGATAAACATCTATGTGGAATACACAGGAACGGCTTACAACGCCCTTCTTAAGCTCCCGCCAATGGAGGAGTGGGACGAGGAAAGAGTCTTTGAAGCCGTGAGAGAGGGCTTCAGAGAGAGGGGAATAGAGGTAATCGCGAGGCTCGGCTTCAGGAACGACTTTGCGCTCGCGGTAAAGAAAGAGCTGGCGGAGGGTGAAGGGCTGAAGAGGATAAGCGACCTCGCGAGGATATCGAAAAGCCTCACCTTCGCCTGTCCCGCCCCCTACATCGAGAGGCCCGATGGTTTGCCGAGGCTTAGAGAAGTTTACGGCCTTGAGTTCGGGAAGATAAAGCCCCTTATGCCCCGGGAGATGTATGAAGCCATATCGAAGGGCGAAGTAGATGTGATCACGGCCTTCACAACCGATGCGAGGGTTGACGCCTACAGGCTTGCTCTCCTTGAGGACGATAAAAAGGCCATACCGCCCTACGAGGCCATCATAATAGCCAGAGGGCTTCCCAAGGGAGCAGTGAAGGCGTTGAAGGCGCTGGAAGGCAGGATAAGCACCGAAACTATGAGGAGGCTCAACCACATGCTTGACTTCGGAGGAAAGAAGGAAGAGGACATAGCGGAGGAATTTCTGGTCAGTCTCGGTGTTTAA
- a CDS encoding ABC transporter permease, whose translation MVGVERVLGAFGEHLVLTYASLFLSIAVGIPLAILSLKSKRLASFITGFANLVQAIPSFAVVAIVVPLLGIGFTPAVFAIFLRALLPIVKNTYVGLSEVDEAMIDAARGIGLTEWEIIRYVRFPHAYPAMFAGIKFAAVLANSIAILTAIIGSGGLGSLVFEGLASFNTDKILAGSIPAIMMAVFIDISFSYLEKRVTPKGIGGG comes from the coding sequence ATGGTAGGCGTTGAAAGGGTTCTTGGGGCCTTTGGGGAGCACCTCGTTTTGACTTATGCTTCCCTCTTCCTGAGCATAGCGGTTGGGATACCCTTAGCTATACTCTCACTCAAGAGCAAAAGGTTAGCCTCATTTATAACCGGCTTCGCCAACCTTGTCCAGGCTATACCGAGCTTTGCCGTTGTTGCCATAGTGGTTCCCCTCCTCGGGATAGGCTTCACTCCCGCGGTTTTCGCAATATTCCTCCGGGCACTTCTCCCCATAGTCAAGAACACCTACGTGGGGCTTAGTGAAGTGGATGAAGCGATGATAGACGCTGCCCGGGGAATTGGGCTCACTGAGTGGGAGATCATAAGGTACGTCCGCTTTCCACATGCTTATCCAGCGATGTTCGCGGGGATAAAGTTCGCCGCTGTTCTGGCCAACTCGATAGCGATATTGACGGCTATAATCGGCTCAGGGGGGCTGGGGAGTCTGGTCTTTGAGGGCTTGGCCAGCTTCAACACGGACAAAATCCTTGCCGGCTCGATCCCGGCCATAATGATGGCGGTGTTTATTGATATCAGCTTTTCCTACCTCGAAAAGAGGGTTACTCCAAAGGGAATAGGAGGTGGGTGA
- a CDS encoding ABC transporter permease, with product MDIRWVWESQNLTQRTLEHLRMFGIALGLALVIGISLGFVLYRRPKLAPIAFNVLNILETVPTLALLVLLLPLLGLGEKPTIAASVLYSILPIARNTYTGLTSVERSYIEVAEAIGLSEMEILLKVRFPLALPLIAAGIRIAVVFTMGVVTLGGLIAAGGLGAPIQTGIHLYDRNIIIVTGLWVGILALILDGVAALIERYLRDRYGRR from the coding sequence ATGGACATTAGATGGGTATGGGAGAGCCAGAACCTCACCCAAAGAACGCTTGAGCACCTCCGCATGTTCGGAATAGCGCTGGGTCTGGCCCTCGTTATTGGCATCTCTTTAGGTTTTGTGCTCTACAGGCGGCCGAAGCTGGCTCCAATAGCGTTCAACGTCCTGAACATCCTTGAGACGGTGCCAACGCTCGCACTCCTCGTCCTTCTCCTTCCCCTCCTCGGCCTCGGGGAGAAGCCCACCATAGCGGCTTCCGTTCTCTATTCCATCCTCCCCATAGCGAGGAACACCTATACCGGGCTGACGAGCGTTGAGAGGAGCTACATCGAGGTGGCCGAAGCGATAGGGCTGAGTGAGATGGAGATACTCCTTAAGGTCCGCTTTCCCCTGGCTTTACCGCTCATAGCCGCAGGAATAAGGATAGCGGTTGTTTTTACCATGGGCGTCGTTACACTCGGTGGCCTTATAGCGGCCGGCGGCCTTGGGGCGCCGATACAGACGGGCATACATCTCTATGATAGGAACATAATCATAGTCACCGGTTTGTGGGTTGGGATTCTTGCATTAATACTGGATGGGGTTGCTGCATTGATAGAACGCTATCTGAGGGATCGCTATGGTAGGCGTTGA
- a CDS encoding ABC transporter ATP-binding protein — protein sequence MLFERIETVELRDVTKRYGDFTAVDHVNLEIIGGELLILIGPSGSGKTTLLRTINRLVEPDEGEIFINGRNIGEFDVVKLRRSIGYVIQQIGLFPHMTVRDNIGLLLKLEGRSEEEIDKRVKELLNLVALPEDFATRYPHQLSGGQQQRVGLARALALNPPLLLMDEPFGALDPILRKQLQEEFLRIKEVLGRTIVFVTHDIEEAFKLGDRIAIMRDGKLIQIGYPDELVLNPADEFVAKLVNADKKFKHLDTLKVKDLMVDAGKYTVEVQRKDELLQWMKDRNLEFAVMVEKGALKGVTDLKSLLKSQDLEEALMEPLVFSPGDSLASALAEMKRRNAFLGVVVEREKPIGILLANEVLLKLL from the coding sequence ATGCTCTTCGAAAGAATAGAAACCGTCGAGCTCAGAGATGTTACAAAAAGATACGGAGATTTCACGGCTGTCGATCATGTCAATCTCGAGATCATAGGCGGTGAGCTTTTAATACTCATAGGGCCAAGCGGCTCCGGCAAAACCACTCTTCTGCGAACTATAAACCGCCTTGTGGAGCCAGATGAGGGGGAGATTTTTATCAATGGGCGAAACATTGGGGAGTTTGATGTTGTAAAACTCAGGAGGAGCATTGGTTACGTTATCCAGCAGATAGGACTCTTTCCCCACATGACCGTGAGAGATAACATAGGGCTTCTTTTGAAACTGGAGGGCCGGAGTGAGGAAGAGATTGATAAGAGGGTTAAAGAGCTCTTGAACCTTGTGGCCCTTCCTGAAGACTTCGCCACTCGTTATCCTCACCAGCTAAGCGGTGGTCAACAGCAGAGGGTTGGCCTCGCGAGGGCCCTCGCTCTAAACCCCCCTCTTCTGTTGATGGATGAGCCCTTCGGCGCTTTAGATCCAATCTTGAGGAAACAACTTCAGGAAGAGTTCTTGAGAATAAAAGAAGTTCTCGGGAGGACCATTGTTTTCGTAACCCACGACATAGAGGAGGCCTTCAAGCTCGGGGATAGAATAGCGATAATGAGAGACGGAAAGCTCATCCAGATCGGCTATCCTGATGAGCTCGTCCTCAATCCAGCGGATGAGTTCGTCGCTAAGTTAGTTAATGCGGACAAGAAGTTCAAGCATCTCGACACCCTGAAGGTGAAAGACCTCATGGTGGATGCCGGGAAATACACGGTGGAAGTGCAGAGAAAGGACGAGTTGCTCCAGTGGATGAAAGATAGAAACCTTGAATTTGCAGTTATGGTGGAAAAAGGGGCACTTAAAGGGGTTACGGATTTAAAATCTCTATTAAAGTCGCAGGATTTAGAGGAAGCTCTCATGGAGCCCCTTGTATTTTCTCCCGGTGATTCACTCGCTTCCGCCCTGGCTGAGATGAAACGCAGGAATGCCTTTCTTGGAGTTGTAGTTGAGAGGGAAAAGCCCATTGGCATTTTACTTGCTAATGAAGTTCTTTTAAAGCTCTTGTGA
- a CDS encoding glycine betaine ABC transporter substrate-binding protein: protein MNRIGALALAGLIVVAFLSGCIGQKEEVPTIVIGSKPFNEQYILAHMIALLLQENGFKAEVKEGLGGTLVNYEALKRGQIHVYVEYTGTAYNNILKLEPPEKWDPDYVYERSKEEMLKRDGILTLVKLGFRDDYAIAVKKEFAEKNNLEKLSDLAPYAPEMTLGTDPEFATRPDGLPRIKEVYGFTFGEVKQMEPTLMYEAIKNGQVDAISAYTTDARVDLFGLKILEDDKGALPPYDAVILIKKEFADKYPEVVEVLKKLGGLIDTDTMRALNYQYDVEKKDAREIAGEFLIEKGLLKG, encoded by the coding sequence ATGAACAGAATTGGTGCATTGGCTTTAGCTGGTTTGATTGTAGTCGCTTTTTTAAGCGGTTGCATCGGCCAGAAGGAGGAGGTTCCCACTATAGTGATAGGTTCCAAGCCCTTTAACGAGCAGTACATCTTAGCCCACATGATAGCTCTTCTCCTTCAGGAGAACGGCTTCAAGGCAGAGGTTAAGGAGGGTCTCGGCGGAACCCTCGTCAACTACGAGGCGTTAAAACGGGGCCAGATTCACGTCTATGTAGAATATACCGGAACAGCCTACAACAACATCCTAAAGCTTGAGCCTCCTGAAAAGTGGGACCCCGACTACGTCTATGAGAGGAGCAAGGAGGAGATGTTAAAGCGCGATGGTATTCTAACCCTCGTAAAGCTCGGCTTTAGGGATGACTACGCGATAGCCGTTAAGAAAGAATTTGCAGAGAAGAACAACTTAGAAAAACTCAGTGATCTTGCTCCATACGCACCTGAGATGACATTAGGAACCGACCCGGAGTTCGCAACGAGACCGGACGGCCTGCCGAGGATTAAGGAGGTCTACGGCTTCACCTTTGGGGAAGTAAAGCAGATGGAGCCAACGCTTATGTACGAGGCAATAAAGAACGGACAGGTTGATGCGATTTCAGCGTACACGACCGATGCGAGGGTTGACTTATTCGGCCTCAAAATCCTCGAGGACGATAAAGGAGCTCTACCCCCTTACGATGCCGTGATTTTAATAAAGAAGGAGTTCGCCGACAAATATCCGGAAGTAGTGGAGGTCCTCAAGAAGCTCGGGGGGCTCATTGACACCGACACCATGCGCGCTCTAAACTACCAGTACGACGTAGAAAAGAAGGATGCGAGGGAAATAGCGGGGGAGTTTTTAATTGAGAAAGGCCTCCTTAAGGGCTGA
- a CDS encoding ZIP family metal transporter yields the protein MLENFITSLSTYLLAVSNGSLMMVAFYAGLFVALMTTLGSLLAIISHRMPDWGMDFSLSFAAGVMIVASFTSLILPGIEAADGFTPAGVGILLGILLIYAIDRFVPHEHLVKGYEGPEELKDKLRVVWLIVLAVIIHNLPEGLAVGTSIVFDLKTGVVTAIAIGIQDFPEGTVVSLPLATLQKKRFQPILMGALSGVAEWVMVLVGAFFFTIFHGLLPYGLGLAGGAMLYVTVKEMIPEIYKHEENELLVTAGFFLGFYVMLFLDSMLG from the coding sequence ATGTTAGAGAACTTCATAACGTCACTGAGCACTTACCTTCTTGCGGTTTCAAATGGTAGCTTGATGATGGTTGCTTTTTATGCGGGTCTTTTTGTGGCTTTAATGACAACTCTTGGCTCTCTACTTGCGATAATATCCCATAGGATGCCTGACTGGGGAATGGACTTTAGCTTATCATTCGCCGCTGGAGTAATGATCGTTGCGAGCTTTACGAGTTTAATACTCCCGGGGATTGAAGCTGCTGATGGCTTTACACCGGCTGGAGTGGGGATTTTGCTCGGCATACTCCTCATATACGCTATCGACCGCTTTGTACCTCATGAGCACCTTGTCAAGGGCTACGAGGGACCAGAAGAACTTAAGGATAAGCTGAGGGTCGTTTGGCTGATAGTATTGGCGGTCATAATACACAACCTTCCCGAAGGCCTGGCCGTTGGGACTTCCATTGTGTTTGACCTAAAGACAGGAGTTGTGACGGCAATAGCCATTGGTATACAGGACTTCCCCGAGGGGACAGTTGTTTCATTGCCCCTTGCGACCCTTCAAAAGAAAAGGTTTCAGCCCATTCTGATGGGTGCTCTAAGTGGAGTTGCGGAATGGGTCATGGTTCTTGTGGGGGCGTTTTTCTTCACCATATTCCATGGTTTGCTCCCCTATGGTCTCGGACTTGCCGGTGGAGCTATGCTCTACGTTACCGTGAAGGAGATGATTCCGGAGATTTACAAACACGAAGAGAATGAACTTTTGGTAACTGCAGGCTTCTTTTTGGGCTTTTATGTAATGCTTTTCCTTGACTCAATGCTCGGTTAG
- the rbcL gene encoding type III ribulose-bisphosphate carboxylase, with amino-acid sequence MPEKFDKIYDYYVDKGYEPSKKRDIIAVFRITPAEGYTIEQAAGGVAAESSTGTWTTLYPWYEEERWADLSAKAYDFHDMGDGSWIVKIAYPFHTFEEANLPGLLASIAGNVFGMKRVKGLRLEDLYLPEKIIREFNGPAFGIEGVRKMLEIKDRPLYGVVPKPKVGYSPEEFEKLAYELLSNGADYMKDDENLTSPWYNRFEERAEIMARIIEKVENETGEKKTWFANITADIREMETRLELLADLGLKHAMVDVVITGWGALEYIRDLAEDYGLAIHGHRAMHATFTRNPYHGISMFVLAKLYRLIGIDQLHVGTAGAGKLEGGKWDVIQNARILRETHYKPDENDVFHLEQKFYGIRAAFPTSSGGLHPGNLPAVIEALGTDVVLQLGGGTLGHPDGPAAGARAVRQAIDAIMQGIALEEYAKTHKELARALEKWGHVTPV; translated from the coding sequence ATGCCTGAAAAGTTTGACAAGATATATGACTACTATGTGGACAAAGGCTATGAACCCAGCAAGAAGAGGGATATCATAGCCGTTTTTAGGATAACTCCAGCTGAAGGATACACTATTGAGCAAGCGGCCGGAGGAGTTGCCGCGGAGAGCTCAACCGGAACCTGGACTACCCTCTATCCATGGTATGAGGAGGAAAGGTGGGCGGATCTATCTGCAAAAGCTTACGACTTCCACGACATGGGGGATGGCAGCTGGATAGTTAAGATCGCCTATCCGTTCCACACTTTTGAAGAAGCCAATTTACCGGGACTTCTTGCGAGCATTGCTGGAAACGTCTTTGGAATGAAAAGAGTGAAAGGGCTCCGTCTTGAGGATCTCTACCTGCCCGAGAAAATAATCAGAGAGTTCAACGGACCTGCCTTTGGTATAGAGGGAGTAAGAAAGATGCTTGAAATCAAAGATAGGCCCCTCTACGGTGTGGTTCCAAAGCCAAAGGTCGGCTATTCACCGGAGGAGTTTGAGAAGCTTGCCTATGAGCTCCTTTCAAACGGTGCCGACTACATGAAGGACGATGAAAATCTTACAAGCCCGTGGTACAACCGCTTCGAGGAGAGAGCAGAGATAATGGCGAGAATAATTGAAAAAGTCGAGAACGAAACCGGGGAAAAGAAGACGTGGTTCGCCAACATTACTGCGGACATAAGGGAAATGGAAACCAGACTTGAGCTCCTTGCAGACCTTGGTCTCAAGCACGCGATGGTCGATGTTGTCATAACCGGCTGGGGTGCTCTGGAATACATAAGGGATTTGGCTGAAGATTATGGTCTCGCTATACACGGCCACAGGGCGATGCACGCTACCTTCACGAGGAACCCATATCACGGCATCTCAATGTTCGTCCTTGCTAAGCTCTACAGGTTAATAGGCATCGACCAGCTCCACGTTGGAACTGCTGGTGCTGGAAAGCTCGAAGGTGGCAAGTGGGACGTTATTCAAAACGCCAGAATCTTAAGGGAAACCCATTACAAGCCCGATGAAAACGACGTCTTCCACCTTGAGCAGAAGTTCTACGGCATAAGAGCAGCATTCCCGACCAGCTCCGGTGGATTACATCCGGGCAACTTGCCAGCGGTCATAGAGGCTTTAGGAACCGACGTTGTCCTCCAGCTCGGCGGGGGAACCCTCGGTCACCCTGACGGACCCGCCGCTGGAGCGAGGGCAGTCAGGCAGGCTATAGATGCCATAATGCAGGGAATTGCTTTGGAGGAGTACGCGAAGACACACAAGGAGCTCGCAAGGGCATTAGAAAAGTGGGGTCACGTGACCCCGGTTTGA
- a CDS encoding ferritin family protein: MVEIDMGIPLEKVNEFSLKELLGMAIKAEIGAREFYKSMAANVDIETLRKKLEFLAGEEEKHEEFLRKLYAQWFPGEEIVFPKEHVGPELKPVAEKIKNVQDILELIRWAMEAERIAKEFYSKLEEMTEDNAKKGLLRYLASMENTHYFILRTEYELLLDWEMYSQMMHVGP, translated from the coding sequence ATGGTGGAGATTGACATGGGGATTCCCCTTGAAAAGGTGAATGAGTTCTCTCTGAAGGAGCTCTTGGGAATGGCCATAAAGGCGGAAATAGGGGCAAGGGAGTTTTACAAAAGCATGGCCGCAAACGTTGATATAGAGACTTTAAGGAAAAAGCTGGAGTTTCTTGCCGGAGAGGAGGAAAAGCACGAGGAATTTTTAAGGAAGCTTTACGCCCAGTGGTTCCCTGGAGAGGAAATAGTGTTCCCCAAGGAACATGTGGGGCCAGAGTTAAAGCCCGTTGCAGAGAAAATCAAAAACGTTCAGGATATTCTTGAGTTGATTAGATGGGCTATGGAAGCTGAGAGGATTGCCAAAGAATTCTATTCTAAGCTTGAAGAGATGACGGAGGACAATGCAAAGAAAGGCCTTCTCAGGTATCTGGCTTCAATGGAAAATACACACTACTTTATCCTGAGAACAGAATACGAGCTCCTATTAGACTGGGAAATGTACAGCCAGATGATGCATGTTGGGCCGTGA
- the sorA gene encoding superoxide reductase SorA: MISETIRSGDWKGEKHVPVIEYEREGELVKVKVQVGKEIPHPNTTEHHIRYIELYFLPEGENFVYHVGRAEFTAHGESVNGPNASDVYTEPIAYFVLKTKKKGKLYALSYCNIHGLWENEVQLE, encoded by the coding sequence ATGATAAGCGAAACCATAAGAAGTGGAGACTGGAAAGGAGAAAAGCACGTCCCCGTTATAGAGTACGAAAGGGAGGGGGAGCTTGTTAAAGTTAAGGTGCAAGTTGGTAAAGAAATCCCCCATCCAAACACCACCGAGCACCACATCAGATACATAGAGCTTTACTTCCTGCCGGAGGGCGAGAACTTTGTTTACCATGTTGGAAGGGCTGAGTTTACAGCCCATGGGGAGTCTGTAAACGGTCCAAACGCGAGCGACGTATACACGGAGCCCATAGCCTACTTTGTACTCAAGACCAAGAAGAAGGGCAAGCTCTATGCTTTGAGCTACTGCAACATCCACGGCCTCTGGGAGAACGAGGTTCAGCTTGAGTGA
- the rd gene encoding rubredoxin codes for MAKWKCIVCGYIYDEEAGDPDSGIAPGTKFEELPDDWVCPLCGAPKDMFEKID; via the coding sequence ATGGCGAAGTGGAAGTGCATAGTTTGTGGATACATATACGATGAGGAAGCCGGAGACCCGGACAGTGGAATTGCCCCGGGGACAAAGTTTGAAGAGCTCCCGGATGACTGGGTATGCCCGCTCTGTGGAGCTCCAAAAGACATGTTTGAGAAGATAGATTGA
- a CDS encoding rubrerythrin family protein produces the protein MVVERKMTKKFLEEAYAGESMAHMRYMIFADVAEKEGFPNIAKLFRAIAFAELVHARNHYEALGNVKDTPSNLQVAIDGETYEVEEMYPVFNKVAEFQGEKEAVRSTHYALEAEKIHAELYKKAKEFAEQKKDIEIKRVYICPVCGYTAVDEAPEYCPVCGAPRDKFVVFE, from the coding sequence ATGGTCGTTGAAAGAAAAATGACCAAAAAGTTTCTTGAGGAAGCATACGCCGGAGAAAGCATGGCCCATATGAGGTACATGATTTTTGCAGATGTTGCCGAGAAGGAAGGATTTCCAAACATAGCGAAGCTTTTCAGAGCTATAGCCTTTGCTGAACTTGTTCATGCAAGAAATCACTACGAAGCCCTGGGCAACGTTAAAGATACCCCAAGCAACCTTCAAGTTGCTATTGATGGAGAGACGTATGAGGTTGAAGAAATGTACCCTGTTTTCAATAAAGTTGCAGAGTTCCAGGGAGAAAAGGAAGCTGTTAGGAGCACTCACTACGCTTTAGAGGCCGAAAAAATCCATGCCGAGCTTTACAAGAAGGCAAAAGAGTTCGCAGAGCAGAAAAAGGACATAGAGATAAAGAGGGTCTACATCTGCCCAGTTTGCGGATACACGGCAGTTGATGAGGCTCCGGAGTACTGTCCAGTTTGCGGTGCCCCAAGGGATAAGTTCGTGGTGTTTGAGTAG
- a CDS encoding NAD(P)/FAD-dependent oxidoreductase, with protein MKIVIVGNGPGGVELANQLSGEEISIVEQEKVPHYSKPMLSHYIAGFIEKEKLFPYSLEWYEKKGIDLNLGVRAELIDRARKRLITSEGEISYDVLVIATGARPREPTLEGKEFVHTLRTLQDAERIKEQIERYEDVLILGGGFIGLELAGNLAKAGYKVKLVHRRNNLLGLDEELTKIIMEKLECNGVEFYLNADAFKADEGGVLTDKGYVNGKVKICAFGIVPNKEIAVKSGIHAGRGILIDDRFRTSAKDVYAIGDCAEYNGIVCGTAKAAMGHARVLANILKGREDRYDFEFRSTVFKFGDLPIALIGKTRGEGKWLDEKTKVFLEGGKIVGAVVMEDIRKAIMLEKKIKAGVGVEEL; from the coding sequence ATGAAGATTGTCATAGTTGGAAATGGACCCGGAGGAGTAGAGCTGGCCAATCAGCTTTCTGGAGAAGAGATAAGCATAGTTGAGCAGGAGAAGGTTCCCCATTACAGTAAACCCATGTTAAGCCATTACATAGCAGGGTTCATTGAGAAGGAAAAGCTCTTCCCGTATTCCCTTGAATGGTACGAAAAGAAAGGAATAGACCTGAATCTGGGAGTAAGGGCGGAGTTAATAGACAGGGCTCGAAAAAGGCTGATAACAAGTGAAGGCGAGATATCCTACGATGTCTTAGTTATAGCCACCGGTGCCAGGCCAAGAGAACCGACTCTTGAGGGCAAGGAGTTTGTACACACCCTTAGAACACTCCAGGATGCCGAGAGGATTAAGGAGCAAATAGAAAGATATGAAGACGTCCTGATACTTGGTGGGGGATTCATCGGCCTTGAGCTTGCCGGGAATCTGGCAAAGGCAGGCTACAAAGTTAAGCTGGTTCACAGAAGGAATAATCTTCTTGGCCTTGATGAAGAGCTCACGAAAATAATAATGGAAAAGCTCGAATGCAATGGTGTAGAGTTTTATCTCAATGCAGATGCATTCAAAGCTGATGAAGGGGGAGTTCTTACGGATAAGGGTTACGTAAATGGAAAAGTTAAGATATGCGCCTTTGGAATCGTTCCCAACAAGGAAATAGCCGTTAAAAGCGGTATTCACGCTGGAAGAGGGATATTGATTGATGACCGCTTTAGAACTTCGGCAAAGGATGTGTATGCGATTGGGGACTGTGCCGAGTACAATGGAATAGTCTGCGGCACCGCAAAAGCCGCCATGGGGCACGCGAGAGTTCTTGCCAACATTTTAAAAGGTAGAGAAGACAGGTATGACTTTGAATTCCGTTCCACAGTTTTTAAATTCGGTGATCTCCCAATAGCCCTGATTGGAAAAACAAGGGGAGAGGGTAAGTGGCTGGATGAGAAGACAAAAGTTTTCCTTGAAGGAGGCAAGATAGTTGGAGCGGTCGTTATGGAGGACATAAGAAAGGCAATTATGCTGGAGAAAAAGATAAAAGCCGGAGTTGGCGTAGAGGAACTGTGA
- a CDS encoding ferritin family protein, whose protein sequence is MEEDIVKRLEVLSEKEILGYAIASEEDAKAFYLKLAEGKGELIENFFKDLAKAEEAHKTLLLNLYRKLFGDENYTVPEGIPFLESTINAVTLGTMVEAMKTALMNEKVAERVYKLLAKRLPEHKALFDFLATQERAHYKAIEVHKEYLEGLMRGKPDYANIPAHVIFNQVEIYYKPRVL, encoded by the coding sequence ATGGAAGAAGACATTGTTAAAAGACTGGAAGTCCTTTCTGAAAAGGAAATTTTGGGCTATGCAATAGCCTCTGAAGAAGATGCCAAAGCCTTTTATCTCAAACTTGCTGAGGGAAAGGGCGAGCTTATAGAGAACTTCTTTAAAGACCTTGCAAAGGCGGAAGAAGCCCATAAAACACTTCTTCTGAACCTGTACAGGAAACTCTTCGGAGATGAAAACTACACAGTTCCAGAAGGAATTCCCTTCCTTGAGAGCACTATCAATGCCGTAACATTGGGGACAATGGTTGAGGCCATGAAAACGGCACTGATGAACGAAAAGGTAGCAGAGAGAGTTTACAAACTTCTGGCCAAAAGGCTTCCTGAGCATAAGGCCCTTTTTGACTTCTTGGCAACACAAGAGAGAGCCCATTACAAAGCAATTGAAGTCCACAAGGAATACCTTGAGGGTCTGATGAGAGGAAAGCCGGATTATGCCAATATTCCCGCCCATGTGATATTCAATCAGGTGGAAATCTACTACAAGCCAAGAGTTCTCTGA
- a CDS encoding DUF1122 family protein, with protein sequence MIENAVEKLLSGIKVEGFEIYAEKYPGRFPNETLLEIFVERGSLRDHLLYARVYFGRKYYSSWVEISSINPTPEVGLLYFDSPVEETLLELFASHLKPGEHVFVSYVEDLETKRALYFGAPAPTTRLGFKLFNLGFTWFKDWYFPEGFKEGGEKLQAEKPLNEEQRRAHLLNIKKELEEFFDRDEARDEYLLGALKRRQMLLNSLNELI encoded by the coding sequence ATGATTGAAAACGCCGTTGAAAAACTGCTAAGTGGAATTAAAGTTGAAGGATTTGAGATATATGCGGAAAAATACCCCGGAAGATTCCCAAACGAGACTCTTCTTGAGATTTTCGTTGAAAGAGGTTCTTTAAGAGACCACCTCCTTTACGCAAGGGTTTATTTTGGTAGGAAGTACTACAGCTCTTGGGTTGAAATATCTTCCATAAATCCGACTCCAGAAGTTGGGCTACTGTACTTTGATTCACCCGTAGAAGAAACCCTGCTGGAGCTTTTTGCGAGTCATTTAAAACCCGGAGAGCATGTCTTTGTCAGTTATGTTGAGGACCTTGAAACCAAAAGGGCTCTCTATTTCGGGGCTCCGGCTCCAACGACAAGGCTCGGCTTTAAGCTTTTTAACCTAGGCTTTACGTGGTTCAAGGACTGGTACTTTCCGGAGGGCTTTAAAGAAGGGGGAGAAAAACTTCAGGCAGAAAAGCCTTTAAACGAGGAGCAAAGACGGGCTCATCTTTTGAACATAAAGAAGGAACTCGAAGAGTTTTTTGATAGGGATGAAGCAAGGGACGAATATCTTTTGGGGGCACTAAAAAGGAGACAGATGCTCTTAAATTCGCTAAACGAACTCATATGA